The Deltaproteobacteria bacterium DNA segment GTCCACCACGAGCTAGCACAAGCCACGGTAAACACTCACGAAACCCTTGACTATCAGGGGTTTTCTTGTACCATCGTTTTCGACGGTTTTCGACATGGTCTGGTTGCTCATTGGTTGCTCAGAGGTTCGGGGATTCGGAAGGAGATGCCGTGGGACTCACGAAGCAGGGCGTGGAAAAGGCGCGATACGAGGGGCGAAACAACGGCGCGCATTATCTGTGGGACGATGACTTCCCCGGTTTCGGCGTTCGCGTATTCCCGTCCGGTCGCAAGTCCTTCGTTCTCGCGTTTCGCACCGATCAAGGTCGAAAGCGATTCCTGACGCTCGGATCATTCCCCGCTCTCACCGTCCACGAAGCGCGGGCGCTCGCGAAGCGCAACGCGGCGGAAGTCTGTACCGGGCGCGATCCGCAATTCGACAAAGAGCGGCGGCGCGACGCGGCGACGGTCGCGGACCTCGTCAAGACGTTCATGGAACGGCACTCGAAGATCCACAAGCGGACGTGGCAAAAGGACGAGCGGCAATTCCGATGTCACGTTCTGCCCGCGTGGAAAGCCCGCAAGGTCGAATCCATCACGCGCGCCGATGTCGCGGCGCTGCATCGGAAGATCGGGCAGGGCACCCCAATAGAGGCGAACCGGACGCTCGCGCTCGTGCGCAAGATGTTCAACCTCGCTCACACATGGGGGCTCGTGGACGCGGGACACCCGAACCCGGCGGCGGGCATTCAGATGTACCGCGAAACGAAGCGCGACCGATGGGTGACGCACGAGGAACTCCCCCGGCTCGTGGCCGCAATCGACGCGGAGGCGAACCCCTACGTCCGCGCCGCGCTGTGGCTCTACATCCTGACCGGCGTTCGCAAGTCCGAACTGCTCGCGGCCCGATGGGATGATGTGGATTTCACGCGGCGCGAGCTGCGCATCCCCGACACGAAGGCGGGACGCCCGCACGTCGTCCCCCTGTCGGCGCAAGCCGTGGCGATCATCGGCTCGCTCCCCCGGCTCGACGGGAATCCGCACCTCTTCCCCGGTCGCGTCGCGGGGCAATCGCTCGTGAATATCAGCAAGCCGTGGCGCGCGATCCGCAAGGCCGCGAAGCTCGAAGACGTGCGTCTGCATGATCTTCGCCGCACGGTCGGCTCGTGGCTCGCGATGGACGGGACGAGTCTGCTCGTGATCGGCAAGACGCTCAATCAAACCACGCCGTCCACCACGCAGGTTTACGCGCGCCTGTCGGAAGACCCCGTGCGCGCCGCGCTGGAGCGCCACGCGGCGCAGGTCGAAGCCGTGGTGAAAGGGTCGCGCGCCGACGTGCTGAAACACCCGACCGCGAAGGGGGCGTGACGTGCCGACGATTTCGCGCTTCTACGGCATCACCATCATGATGTATCATGACGAACACGGACGCCCGCACTTTCACGCGGCTTACGGAGGCCGGAAATTCAAGATTTCGATCTGGCCGCTCGGATTTGAGGGCGCGGAGGCATCCCCGCGTGTGCGTTCGTTGGTGCTGGAATGGGCGGCGCTGCATCAAGCCGAATTGCTGGCGAATTGGGACCGGATGCGGCGC contains these protein-coding regions:
- a CDS encoding tyrosine-type recombinase/integrase; the protein is MGLTKQGVEKARYEGRNNGAHYLWDDDFPGFGVRVFPSGRKSFVLAFRTDQGRKRFLTLGSFPALTVHEARALAKRNAAEVCTGRDPQFDKERRRDAATVADLVKTFMERHSKIHKRTWQKDERQFRCHVLPAWKARKVESITRADVAALHRKIGQGTPIEANRTLALVRKMFNLAHTWGLVDAGHPNPAAGIQMYRETKRDRWVTHEELPRLVAAIDAEANPYVRAALWLYILTGVRKSELLAARWDDVDFTRRELRIPDTKAGRPHVVPLSAQAVAIIGSLPRLDGNPHLFPGRVAGQSLVNISKPWRAIRKAAKLEDVRLHDLRRTVGSWLAMDGTSLLVIGKTLNQTTPSTTQVYARLSEDPVRAALERHAAQVEAVVKGSRADVLKHPTAKGA
- a CDS encoding DUF4160 domain-containing protein; its protein translation is MPTISRFYGITIMMYHDEHGRPHFHAAYGGRKFKISIWPLGFEGAEASPRVRSLVLEWAALHQAELLANWDRMRRGEKPEPIAPLD